One window of the Leptospira koniambonensis genome contains the following:
- a CDS encoding metallophosphoesterase gives MPKSKIKYIVISDIHLGAYNSLLTYIEEFPDPVKDSDRFKVNPQKTSPALAELLNCLKHIVHSVNGSSKPPQFILLGDVLELALGDINEASMTFERFLEIAYKETKHHFSESILYIPGNHDHHLWETAREKQYMDYIANLKPNQYINQTWHTTKMVNPDFIQSDLLTGILRRNKKLKRAEAVIAYPNLEISSKNKKRSVFLTHGHFLENIYSLMSTVQRVLLPEIDDDKDKPKVTQSVWAKMGDYIPFRKQKEVPNPTSIYVLERENFAWIDFFWSTLGRSGKVGTGIGLIYDMLQDEKAVSRLAKNVADYAVRNLKVALFLKTIFAWVLKSILTKIVVKVGQAERGMSDAVLSDEVVHNMDSYLGETLPAQWKAETQKTKREFPNDYTLIFGHTHKPFAVETQDLGLKISGKEVFNTGGWVVDTIQPMSSHGGAVLFIDEDANVASFKVYTEGEIKPSFLVPDGKTNPMYETLVENIDLQNKKFGALSKSLEEEIRLRRRLLKVRIKE, from the coding sequence ATGCCAAAGAGTAAAATAAAATATATCGTTATCTCCGACATTCACCTTGGAGCATATAACAGTTTACTTACATACATAGAAGAGTTTCCTGATCCAGTAAAAGATTCAGATAGATTCAAAGTAAATCCTCAGAAAACATCACCCGCACTTGCTGAACTTCTAAATTGTTTAAAACATATCGTTCACTCGGTCAACGGTTCATCTAAACCTCCTCAATTCATATTATTAGGAGACGTGCTTGAATTAGCATTAGGCGATATCAACGAAGCTTCCATGACCTTTGAAAGATTTTTGGAGATCGCATATAAGGAAACGAAACATCATTTCTCAGAAAGTATTCTATATATTCCGGGAAATCATGATCATCACCTTTGGGAAACCGCGAGAGAAAAGCAATACATGGATTATATCGCGAACCTAAAGCCTAATCAGTATATTAACCAAACTTGGCATACTACAAAGATGGTTAATCCGGACTTCATTCAATCTGATCTACTTACTGGGATTTTAAGAAGGAACAAAAAATTAAAAAGAGCAGAAGCAGTGATTGCTTACCCGAATTTGGAAATTTCTTCCAAGAACAAAAAACGTTCAGTGTTCCTAACTCACGGACATTTTTTAGAAAACATTTATTCTTTGATGAGTACTGTCCAAAGAGTTCTATTACCTGAAATAGATGATGATAAGGATAAACCAAAGGTCACTCAATCCGTTTGGGCAAAGATGGGAGATTATATCCCTTTCAGAAAACAAAAAGAAGTCCCAAACCCTACGTCCATCTACGTATTAGAAAGAGAAAACTTTGCGTGGATCGACTTCTTCTGGTCCACACTTGGAAGGTCCGGCAAAGTAGGAACAGGCATTGGGCTCATTTATGATATGCTGCAAGATGAAAAAGCAGTGAGTAGATTAGCGAAGAATGTAGCGGATTACGCAGTTCGAAATTTAAAAGTGGCTCTATTTCTCAAAACAATCTTTGCATGGGTGCTTAAGTCTATTCTTACTAAGATTGTAGTAAAAGTAGGACAAGCAGAAAGAGGAATGTCTGATGCAGTCTTAAGTGACGAAGTAGTTCATAATATGGATTCTTATTTGGGAGAAACTCTTCCGGCGCAATGGAAGGCAGAAACCCAAAAGACCAAAAGAGAATTCCCGAACGACTATACATTGATCTTTGGACATACACATAAACCATTTGCAGTAGAAACCCAAGACTTAGGTTTAAAAATCTCAGGCAAAGAAGTATTCAATACAGGCGGCTGGGTAGTAGATACAATCCAACCAATGTCCTCACACGGAGGAGCAGTTCTATTTATAGACGAAGATGCAAACGTTGCTTCTTTTAAGGTTTATACAGAAGGAGAGATAAAACCAAGTTTCTTAGTTCCTGATGGAAAGACAAATCCGATGTATGAAACATTGGTAGAGAATATTGATCTTCAAAATAAAAAGTTTGGAGCATTATCCAAATCTTTAGAAGAGGAAATACGCCTCAGAAGAAGATTACTAAAAGTCAGGATTAAAGAATAA
- a CDS encoding 7TM diverse intracellular signaling domain-containing protein, translated as MNCKSFILYIFFAALFASSSLSAEDKIHVSRDIERLPLGKLVYYLEDPDRKLTFDDISKPDAISKFIKSDKDSLDFGQLNYNYWFRLTFENDTPESVSKLVEINYSNIDTVQFYKPNSDGTYSKEESGMLFPFSARSFKNRNFVYQIQLEPGQQKTYYLMTWTSGGLNVPLTLWDKETFSQYNADMQHGLGLYYGVMIVMILYNIFIFFSVRDVSYFYYVCYILGFLGIQLVLTGHGFQYLWPAFPFLQRNFYVIFTGICMASVLLFTKRFLNTKENVPKWLDKSMKVMIVAHGFILFTPLVLPPEITVKLALVLTLPVLIFIPTATVISFLKKFRPARYFLLAFTVLTVSGTVVVLRFINVLGSTFLTEYGLYLGSTMEVILLSIALADRINIMKKEKEEAQAKTLEMQKILTESYARFVPKDFLASLGKDSILDVRLGDQIQKEMAVLFSDIRSFTTLSEQMTPAENFNFINSYLSRMSPIIQRHNGFIDKFIGDAIMALFQRNVIDAVSAGVEMQRYLKEYNEHRNRQGYIPIQIGVGIHSGSLMLGTIGAEERLEGTVISDTVNLASRIESLTKVYGSRIAVSESTIEEVKKDGKFHFRFLDRVKVKGKQRPVSVYEVFDGDEPQHQDLKLKTKESYEKGVKAFYSSSFEEAKHQFENVISIFPDDKATQLYLKRLYPVTHDRKLEEVEE; from the coding sequence ATGAATTGTAAAAGTTTTATTCTCTATATTTTCTTCGCTGCGTTATTCGCGAGTTCTTCATTATCTGCCGAAGATAAAATTCACGTTAGTAGGGATATTGAACGATTGCCTTTGGGTAAATTAGTATATTATCTTGAAGATCCAGATAGGAAATTAACATTCGATGACATTTCCAAGCCAGATGCAATATCAAAATTTATTAAATCTGATAAAGATTCATTAGATTTTGGACAATTAAATTATAATTATTGGTTTAGATTAACATTTGAAAATGATACTCCTGAATCCGTTTCTAAACTTGTAGAGATCAATTATAGCAATATAGATACAGTACAATTTTATAAACCGAATTCTGACGGCACTTATTCTAAAGAAGAGAGCGGAATGCTTTTCCCTTTTTCCGCTAGAAGTTTTAAAAATAGAAACTTCGTTTATCAGATCCAATTAGAGCCCGGACAACAAAAAACTTATTATTTAATGACTTGGACCAGTGGGGGTTTGAATGTTCCCCTCACTCTTTGGGATAAAGAAACCTTTTCGCAATACAACGCTGACATGCAACATGGTTTAGGTTTATATTATGGAGTAATGATCGTAATGATCCTCTATAATATTTTCATCTTCTTCTCCGTAAGGGATGTAAGTTATTTTTATTATGTATGTTATATCCTTGGATTTTTAGGAATACAGTTGGTTCTTACTGGACATGGGTTCCAATATCTATGGCCAGCATTTCCTTTTTTACAAAGGAATTTTTATGTGATCTTTACTGGCATCTGCATGGCCTCTGTGCTTCTATTTACTAAAAGGTTTTTGAATACAAAGGAGAATGTTCCGAAGTGGCTGGATAAGTCCATGAAGGTGATGATTGTCGCTCATGGATTCATTCTATTTACGCCATTAGTTTTACCTCCAGAGATTACGGTAAAATTAGCATTGGTTTTGACTCTTCCGGTTCTGATCTTTATTCCTACGGCGACGGTGATCAGCTTCTTAAAAAAATTTCGTCCTGCACGTTATTTCCTTTTGGCATTTACAGTTCTTACTGTTTCAGGAACGGTTGTAGTTCTTCGTTTTATAAATGTTTTGGGCTCTACCTTCTTAACTGAATACGGATTGTATTTAGGATCTACTATGGAGGTAATTCTTCTTTCCATAGCTTTGGCAGATCGTATCAACATTATGAAGAAGGAGAAAGAAGAGGCTCAAGCAAAAACATTAGAAATGCAAAAGATTCTCACTGAGTCTTATGCTCGATTCGTTCCAAAAGACTTCTTAGCAAGTTTAGGAAAAGATTCTATTCTAGATGTAAGGCTTGGGGATCAGATCCAAAAGGAAATGGCTGTTCTATTCAGCGATATTCGTTCCTTTACTACTTTATCCGAGCAAATGACTCCTGCGGAGAATTTTAATTTTATTAATTCTTACTTAAGTAGGATGAGTCCTATTATCCAAAGGCATAATGGATTCATAGATAAATTTATTGGTGATGCAATCATGGCTCTATTTCAAAGAAACGTGATAGATGCAGTATCGGCAGGCGTGGAAATGCAAAGATATTTGAAAGAATATAATGAGCATCGAAATCGCCAAGGTTATATTCCTATCCAAATTGGAGTGGGGATCCATTCTGGATCTTTAATGTTGGGAACGATCGGAGCAGAAGAAAGGTTAGAAGGTACAGTAATTTCTGATACAGTCAACCTTGCTTCTAGAATCGAAAGTCTCACCAAAGTATATGGCTCCAGAATTGCAGTCAGTGAAAGTACGATCGAAGAAGTTAAAAAAGACGGCAAATTCCATTTTAGGTTTCTGGATAGAGTAAAAGTAAAGGGTAAACAAAGACCTGTTTCCGTTTATGAAGTGTTCGATGGAGATGAGCCTCAGCACCAGGATCTAAAATTAAAGACCAAAGAATCCTATGAAAAAGGTGTGAAGGCATTCTATTCTAGTTCATTCGAAGAAGCAAAACATCAGTTTGAGAATGTAATCTCAATCTTTCCCGATGATAAAGCTACTCAACTCTACTTAAAACGTTTGTACCCTGTGACCCACGATCGTAAGTTAGAAGAAGTCGAAGAATAA
- a CDS encoding SRPBCC domain-containing protein: MNPQTIATSIEIQASPEKIWSIFTDFSKFPSWNPFLKRILGKPVQDGTIIVFDYYFTGVYLPTKALIYELTNSKSISWKGAFPLFFKYMFAGDHRFTLEKVTPGRTKFSHTAILNGIMPTVFSSHIQTAVRNSHIEMNQKLKELSEDNF, from the coding sequence ATGAATCCTCAAACAATCGCCACCTCGATAGAAATCCAGGCATCCCCTGAAAAAATTTGGAGTATTTTTACCGACTTCTCCAAGTTTCCTTCATGGAACCCTTTCTTAAAAAGGATTCTCGGCAAACCGGTGCAAGACGGAACAATTATTGTTTTCGATTATTATTTTACGGGAGTGTATCTGCCCACCAAGGCGTTGATATACGAGCTCACCAATTCTAAATCCATATCTTGGAAAGGTGCCTTTCCACTCTTTTTCAAATACATGTTTGCTGGAGATCATCGTTTCACTTTAGAAAAAGTCACTCCAGGTCGCACTAAATTCAGCCATACTGCGATCTTAAACGGAATTATGCCTACTGTATTTAGTTCGCATATCCAAACCGCTGTACGTAATTCACATATAGAAATGAATCAAAAATTAAAAGAGTTAAGCGAAGATAATTTCTAA
- a CDS encoding GMC oxidoreductase — translation MKLYEAIIIGTGFGGSINACRLSKKWPGKVLVLERGKEYPKGSFPRSPEGMSKNFWNIPEEGHIPRSSKFKRAGRQTGLFDIRNYPKLDVVLSAGLGGGSLIYANVFLEPPDHIFDHRWPETIKKKHLKPYYKIVKDILGSRPIPDTAEDRRKVVRTELYENFAKHESRVSKRADINVFFGNDFKKPTPIGVQEKNRFGAVQTSCTYCAECDVGCNTHSKNTLDLNYLFVARNSNKAEIKTEHLATKIVPLNSKGQEDISQSGEYGFRVHYLNLQNGKTSESFADTKRIVVSAGTLGSTELLLKCKTKFKTLPKISDKLGTQFSGNGDFLSFAAKGNKPADPNYGPVITQYTDYNLFSSFDSKKAFLLQDASYPVFASYFVSGAIPIIFKLKYVFHFIGELFKSIMSGKIFGRVGFLLSEALKGDLSYTSAVLLCMGIDTSDGKMYLDKNGNLQIQWPQKENITLYNTIMDVNKRFAKFTDAKTRFPMPTYSWPVRNNVTVHPLGGCVLGPSANQGVCSSDLKTFGKVFGYEGLYVADGSLLPTAVGANPSMTISALSEMVAEGITGKKPSASLR, via the coding sequence TTGAAACTTTACGAGGCTATAATAATCGGAACCGGATTCGGCGGTTCGATCAATGCCTGTCGTTTATCAAAAAAATGGCCAGGCAAAGTTTTAGTACTCGAACGAGGGAAAGAATATCCTAAAGGTTCTTTTCCAAGATCTCCAGAAGGAATGTCCAAAAATTTCTGGAACATCCCAGAAGAAGGTCACATTCCTAGATCTTCTAAGTTTAAAAGAGCAGGTAGACAAACTGGATTATTCGATATTCGTAATTATCCAAAACTAGATGTAGTTCTTTCCGCGGGTTTAGGTGGAGGTTCTTTGATCTATGCAAACGTATTCTTGGAACCGCCTGATCATATTTTCGATCATCGTTGGCCTGAAACTATTAAAAAGAAACATTTAAAACCTTATTATAAAATAGTAAAAGATATCTTAGGCTCAAGACCTATTCCGGATACTGCAGAAGATAGACGTAAAGTAGTTCGTACTGAATTATACGAAAATTTTGCTAAACATGAATCCAGAGTTTCTAAAAGAGCAGACATCAATGTATTTTTTGGGAACGATTTTAAGAAGCCGACTCCAATAGGAGTTCAGGAAAAGAATCGTTTTGGAGCAGTCCAAACTTCCTGTACATATTGTGCGGAATGCGATGTAGGATGTAATACCCATTCTAAAAACACTCTAGACCTAAACTATCTTTTTGTAGCTAGGAACTCCAACAAGGCTGAGATCAAAACAGAACATCTGGCTACCAAAATTGTTCCTCTAAATAGCAAAGGACAAGAAGATATCTCTCAGTCAGGTGAATACGGCTTTAGAGTTCATTATCTGAATTTGCAAAATGGAAAAACTTCTGAATCATTTGCGGATACGAAACGTATCGTAGTATCTGCGGGAACTTTGGGGTCTACGGAACTTCTACTTAAATGTAAAACAAAGTTTAAAACTTTGCCTAAGATCTCGGACAAATTAGGAACACAATTCTCTGGGAACGGTGACTTTCTTTCTTTTGCTGCTAAAGGGAATAAGCCAGCGGATCCTAATTACGGCCCAGTAATCACTCAGTATACGGACTATAATTTATTTTCCAGCTTTGATTCTAAAAAGGCATTTTTATTACAAGATGCGAGTTATCCAGTATTTGCTTCTTATTTCGTTTCAGGGGCGATCCCAATCATATTCAAATTGAAGTATGTTTTCCATTTTATAGGAGAGCTCTTTAAGAGTATCATGAGCGGAAAAATTTTCGGTCGAGTTGGATTTCTTTTGAGCGAAGCTCTGAAAGGAGACCTTTCTTATACTTCTGCGGTTCTTCTTTGTATGGGGATCGATACTTCCGATGGAAAGATGTATCTGGATAAAAATGGAAATCTTCAGATACAATGGCCTCAGAAGGAAAACATAACACTTTATAATACTATAATGGATGTGAACAAAAGGTTCGCGAAATTCACTGATGCAAAGACGAGATTCCCGATGCCAACTTATTCTTGGCCGGTCCGCAATAACGTTACTGTTCACCCTTTGGGCGGTTGTGTATTAGGGCCTTCTGCAAATCAGGGAGTTTGTTCTTCTGACCTTAAAACTTTCGGTAAGGTTTTCGGTTACGAAGGTTTGTATGTTGCGGATGGCAGCTTATTGCCTACCGCAGTGGGTGCTAACCCTTCTATGACTATCTCTGCTCTATCGGAAATGGTGGCAGAAGGAATTACAGGCAAGAAGCCGAGTGCAAGTTTAAGGTAG
- a CDS encoding SDR family NAD(P)-dependent oxidoreductase — MSKENRPVVFLTGAAGGIGRETAALLSKKGYLLFLTDLQKKSSDLKKFAETLGKDHVTFTCDISKAADSEKAINECIKQFGKIDVLVNNAGIMRPSKFENLSQEEIDEQIGINVIGTIRLTKLGMPHLKNSKGKLVILSSLAGIVPAPHHSIYSATKFALRGFALSLYLEWKEIGIRVSSILPGTIQSPMTKYMASRDSSPMAYINPPLPPSAVAKSIWKAIQTDKAEIYVPYSQGLLARVALLFPSLLSLIYPIMAKKGIRNFESWKRKGVFD, encoded by the coding sequence ATGTCTAAGGAAAATCGCCCAGTCGTTTTTCTAACAGGAGCTGCAGGAGGAATTGGCAGAGAAACTGCAGCCCTTCTTTCCAAAAAAGGGTATCTTCTCTTTTTAACCGATTTGCAAAAAAAATCTTCGGATTTGAAAAAGTTCGCTGAAACATTAGGGAAAGATCATGTCACTTTTACTTGTGATATATCTAAGGCCGCAGATTCAGAAAAAGCGATCAACGAATGTATTAAACAATTCGGAAAGATCGATGTTCTTGTGAATAATGCGGGGATTATGAGACCTTCAAAATTTGAAAATCTTTCCCAAGAGGAAATTGATGAACAAATCGGGATCAATGTTATTGGTACTATTCGTTTAACTAAACTAGGAATGCCTCATCTTAAGAACTCTAAAGGTAAACTGGTAATTTTATCTTCTTTGGCTGGAATTGTTCCCGCACCTCATCATTCTATTTATAGCGCGACTAAATTTGCGCTAAGAGGTTTTGCTTTAAGTTTATATTTAGAATGGAAGGAAATCGGAATACGAGTTAGTTCCATTCTTCCTGGAACTATACAATCGCCTATGACAAAGTACATGGCATCTAGAGATAGTTCTCCTATGGCTTATATAAATCCACCTTTGCCACCTTCTGCAGTCGCAAAATCAATTTGGAAAGCGATCCAAACAGATAAGGCTGAAATTTACGTTCCGTATTCTCAAGGGTTATTAGCTAGAGTTGCGTTATTATTCCCTTCTTTATTATCTTTGATCTATCCGATCATGGCCAAAAAAGGAATTCGAAATTTCGAATCATGGAAAAGAAAAGGAGTTTTTGACTGA
- a CDS encoding alpha/beta hydrolase, whose translation MATATKNKSKKSAGKSKLGKTGVNSHPVSLEFTEEMKGFVSMPGSFNYQEDYAAGKKAGNYLMFHLTIRVNDTQFFVYDPNETGEAIGWVECQPLGGRFEVEKGVFNCFVDYGKPSANEKHMKYRLFLKNKAGKKITLNGFKKVVDDGILNIWRDTSTLYTTVYEGYIDEKAEPKANVLAKGILHILEKDFIKQMTTFKSNGRTFSERKDALFRFGELFMGNLWEIYGAQFRKAEPELWRERDIPVFTLDGVKNSKVTFHPFTTEDKISLNLVRFQKKESKDVVILMHGLTTSTDMFVMPEHKNLVTYLHENGFTDVWSFDWRGSLRFNYNLFPHRYTLDDIALYDVPAALKVVKDAVGAGKRIHFVVHCVGSISFFMSLFGGKIDGVTSVVSNSVSLTPNVPTWSKIKLAFSPFLMESVFRFPNVNPRWHYLPGFASGKVLAKFVSLFHHECDEPACHMLSLMWGTGWPACYEHANLPDITHRRVGDLFGATSMNYYRHIRKAVGRKAMIKYTPTDTRYDSLPNNYLDNASDIKTPVLFMTGDQNKVFKDSNIIAYETLNRLNPGNKNELFIAEGYGHQDTLMGKKSDQDVFPRIVEFLRKNSNGVKKG comes from the coding sequence TTGGCCACAGCGACGAAAAATAAATCAAAAAAGAGTGCCGGTAAATCTAAGTTAGGCAAAACGGGAGTCAATTCTCATCCAGTAAGTTTAGAATTTACTGAGGAAATGAAGGGTTTCGTTTCCATGCCTGGCTCTTTTAATTATCAGGAAGATTATGCTGCGGGGAAGAAGGCCGGAAATTATCTGATGTTTCACCTAACAATCCGTGTAAATGATACTCAGTTTTTTGTTTATGACCCTAATGAAACGGGCGAAGCAATCGGTTGGGTAGAATGCCAGCCTTTAGGCGGAAGATTCGAAGTAGAAAAAGGCGTCTTCAATTGTTTCGTGGATTATGGAAAACCTTCTGCCAACGAAAAACATATGAAATACCGTTTGTTCTTAAAGAACAAAGCAGGTAAAAAGATTACCTTAAACGGATTTAAGAAGGTAGTAGACGACGGCATTTTAAATATCTGGAGAGATACTTCTACACTTTATACAACTGTATACGAAGGATATATAGATGAAAAAGCGGAACCTAAAGCGAATGTTCTTGCAAAAGGTATACTTCATATATTAGAAAAAGATTTTATTAAGCAGATGACGACCTTTAAGTCTAACGGCCGTACTTTTTCAGAAAGAAAAGATGCTCTGTTTAGATTTGGCGAATTATTCATGGGAAATCTTTGGGAAATCTACGGAGCCCAATTCAGAAAAGCTGAACCAGAATTATGGAGAGAAAGAGATATTCCTGTGTTCACTTTGGATGGAGTTAAAAACTCCAAAGTTACTTTTCATCCATTCACCACAGAGGATAAAATTTCACTTAATCTAGTACGTTTTCAGAAGAAGGAGAGTAAGGATGTTGTAATCCTTATGCATGGACTTACCACTTCTACAGATATGTTTGTTATGCCTGAGCATAAAAATCTTGTAACGTATCTGCACGAGAATGGATTTACTGATGTTTGGAGTTTTGATTGGAGAGGAAGTTTACGTTTTAATTATAATCTTTTCCCACATAGATATACTTTAGATGATATCGCACTTTATGATGTGCCTGCGGCCTTAAAGGTGGTGAAAGATGCAGTGGGTGCCGGAAAAAGGATCCACTTCGTTGTACATTGTGTTGGATCTATATCCTTCTTCATGAGTTTGTTCGGAGGAAAGATAGATGGAGTGACAAGTGTTGTTTCTAATAGTGTATCCCTCACTCCTAATGTTCCTACTTGGTCTAAGATCAAATTGGCATTTTCTCCTTTTTTGATGGAGTCTGTTTTCAGATTCCCGAATGTGAATCCTCGCTGGCATTATCTTCCTGGGTTTGCTTCGGGTAAGGTTCTCGCAAAGTTTGTGAGTTTATTTCATCATGAATGTGACGAGCCGGCATGTCATATGTTGAGTTTGATGTGGGGAACAGGATGGCCTGCTTGTTATGAACATGCGAATCTTCCTGATATTACTCATAGAAGGGTTGGGGATCTATTTGGGGCGACTTCTATGAACTATTATAGACATATCAGAAAAGCCGTTGGCCGTAAAGCTATGATCAAGTATACGCCTACGGATACTCGTTATGATTCTCTGCCAAATAATTATCTAGATAATGCATCTGATATTAAAACTCCGGTTTTATTTATGACCGGTGACCAAAATAAAGTATTCAAAGATTCTAATATTATAGCTTACGAAACATTAAATCGTTTGAATCCGGGAAATAAAAATGAACTGTTCATCGCCGAGGGTTATGGCCATCAAGATACTCTGATGGGTAAAAAGAGCGATCAGGACGTGTTCCCTAGGATAGTGGAGTTTCTACGTAAGAATTCCAACGGAGTGAAAAAAGGATAA
- a CDS encoding sterol desaturase family protein, with protein MRFVCELSWEYCVSGFALYQLKMNFLRYYPIAGIAFLIFWVWKKDFFQKFRIQKDFPQKERIIFELKQSAITLIMFSTIAVTVYVLGKLKILHIKTYKDFAEYGLGYAIFSFILLTIWHETWFYWAHRIMHHRKIYPYVHSVHHRSVNPSPMAAYNFHWVEAFLEGVYVVPALCILPLHFYVFLIHTFYAMIMNIWWHLGYEFFPKGWTTHPILKWINTSTHHNLHHQKFHGNYSLYFNFWDRIMGTNFKNYSEVFENATRAEKKEEIAIISSTYLQKS; from the coding sequence ATGAGATTCGTTTGTGAATTAAGTTGGGAATATTGCGTTTCCGGTTTTGCTCTATATCAATTAAAAATGAATTTTCTGCGTTATTACCCAATTGCGGGTATTGCATTTCTGATCTTCTGGGTTTGGAAAAAGGACTTTTTTCAAAAATTTAGGATCCAAAAAGATTTTCCCCAGAAAGAAAGGATCATCTTTGAATTAAAACAATCCGCAATCACTCTAATCATGTTTAGCACGATTGCAGTTACTGTTTATGTTCTTGGGAAATTGAAAATACTACATATCAAAACATATAAAGATTTTGCAGAATACGGGCTTGGTTACGCGATATTCAGTTTTATATTACTTACGATCTGGCATGAGACTTGGTTTTATTGGGCTCATAGGATCATGCATCATCGCAAAATTTATCCCTATGTGCATTCTGTTCATCATAGATCTGTAAATCCTTCTCCTATGGCCGCTTATAATTTTCATTGGGTAGAGGCTTTTCTGGAAGGAGTATATGTAGTTCCTGCTCTTTGTATACTTCCTCTTCACTTTTATGTTTTTCTGATCCATACATTTTATGCGATGATCATGAATATCTGGTGGCATTTGGGATATGAGTTCTTTCCCAAAGGTTGGACCACCCATCCGATATTGAAATGGATCAACACGTCTACCCATCATAATCTTCATCATCAGAAGTTTCATGGGAATTATAGTCTCTATTTTAATTTTTGGGATAGAATAATGGGGACGAATTTTAAGAATTATTCAGAAGTTTTTGAGAATGCTACAAGAGCGGAGAAGAAGGAAGAGATTGCAATTATCTCCTCCACCTACTTGCAGAAATCTTAA